The genomic stretch AAAACAAATACAAACAACCAACCAATTTGCAGTGCTAAAAATAGAAAATGGTGAGATCAATGAAGTTTACCAATTGGCAGTTGTGGAGGAAACTCCAGTTCAAAAAACCATAGGCAACAACCTTCAGCAAAATAATTCCATAGCTGGTGTAGAGAATGAGTCGGAGGAGCAGGAATTTGATTTTTCAACTAGACAAATAGTACAAAAGGTAACTTCTCCTAGCTCATCTAGGAGACAATCATCCAAGACACAACCCAAGAAACTGAACCCTGCAGCACCTACTTTCAATCCTACAGCAATAAAAAATCATACAACAAATAGGGAAGCAATAGCTCATTGTGTACAAAACGATTTGGGGAATGAGCAGCATTTTCGCAATGAGTCAACTGCCCATTGGGCCCAAAAAGCATTCAAAAATAATGTAGTTCAAGTCAATACTTCATGTCAAGACATTCCTTCACAGTACACCAAAGTTGAACAACAATTAACaaacaacaaagaaaatgaatttgttGAAGATACAGAATTTGAGAAATTCATgaccaatgaaaaagaaaaatgggcaTGAGGGAGATTATGGCTCAACCAAACAGAAGAAGACCTAGCAGATGGTCAGATTCCATATACAATGCATAGTGATGAAGAATTTGGAGgaaatgaagtggaagatgagGATCAAAGTGTTAATTGTAATGCCAATGCAATCAATATTCAAAGCATCAGCGAATGCACAAATGCAGCAACAGAAAAGACAAAAGAGGGGAACATTAATATTATAGATCCAGGAGGGACTTCACATAATGCTGTTAGTAATGTCTTGAAAGAAGCTGAAAATGCAGACAAGAAACAAGACAAGAATGCAGACAAGAACCGAGCTATGACAGTGCAGGTTTATGCAAGAAGTACTATTCCATTGAGCACTGTGCAGGATGTAGCAGGAAGTAACATTCCACTGAACAATACAATGTTGTTGACCAATGAACATGCTGCAAAAGATGCTGAACTTATCAACCAGGCAGAGGATATTGTTACATCAAAAGAAGCAGTAGAAGCACATGATTAAGTTAACCACGCAGAACTTAAAGGTGGAGACATGGATGAGGAATCCACTGCACAAAATTTTCCTAATGTTGCCAAGCAGGGAGATCTGTCGCCAAGGCTTATTGAACTAGTAAAATCTGCAGCAAAGGGAAAAACGAAACAGTCAAAAGAGACTTCTACTGTCCCAGTTAGTGGAGTACAAACAAGGAGAACActgtccaaatcccaaaacatttaaTGGATGCCATTATATGGAATGTCAGGTCAGTAAACACAATGCAAGCATTTGAAAGGCTGATTACAATGCACAGAAAACATCATTTTGAGTTCATAGGAATCCTTGAGCATATGCAACAGTCTCACAAAATGGAGAGGTATAGAGTAAGAATTGGTTTGGCACAGGCTGTGGTGAATGTGTCAAACAAGATTTGGGCTTTTATTGATGAAATTTTTGAGGTTACTATTTTATATAACATGACTCAACAGCTGACTTTGAGATTAATGCACTCTGAAACACATGTTGAGCTCATCCTTACACTAGTCTATGCCAAATGTGATCGCACTGAAAGAATAGAACTATGGGATACGTTGTATGCAATGGCATCAGATATGACAGTACCTTGGCTAGTTGGAGGCGACTTTAATGTGATATGGGATGAGGAAGAGAAATATGGGGGATTGTCAGTTTCCCTCATTGAAGTAGATGACTTCAGACACTGCATCAATACCTGCAACTTGACAGACTTGGGTATCAAAGGAagcatatttacatggtggaatgaaAGATCAGAGGAGGACTGCATTTTTAAAAGATTGGACAGATGTTTTGGCAATAATGAATTGCAACAGACCTTTCCTGGATTGGAGATAACTCACCAATCCAAAATCGGGTCTGATCATTGCCCAATGCTGCTGAAATGTGATATAGTAACTCCTCCAATTAAAAAGTCATTCAGATTTCTTAACTTCTGGACAAAGCATGAGCCTTCAAAGATGTAGTAAAGGAGAATTGGAATGCTGATTTTAGTGCTAACCCTTTCTGCATTTTTAACTACaagttaaagaagcttaaacaAGCACTATCTACCTGGAGCAGAGCTACATATGGGGATATATTCCAGAAGATTACAAGCCTTGAGGAGGAGGTCTTGGTTCATGAAAGACAATTTGAAGTCAATCCTACACAGATGAATAGACAAAGATTACAACAGGTCCAAGCTGAAATGATTAAATATCTTGCATTAGAAGAAGAATTCTGGAGACAAAAAGCAGGCATATTATGGTTCAAATATGGTGATAGAAACACTAAATTCTTCCACGCTCAAGTTAATGGGAGAAGGAAGAGACTGAAATTATCAAGGATCCAAAATAGCTTGGTAACTGGATTGAAGAAGATCACTTAATAGCAGAAGAAGCAGTAAAGTTCTACAAGGATCAATTTACATAGAGTGCAGTTCCAAATGATTTTGATATTCTAAATCATGTACCTTCAGTGGTAGATAGTGATCAACATGAAAGACTGATGGCTTTGCCTTCCAATGAAGAAGTGAAGAGAGCAATTATGGGGTTGAATGGGGACTCAACTGGTGGACCGGATGGATTCACTGGAGCCTTTTACCAAACATGCTGGGAAATTATTAAAGAAGATGTAGTCCGCATGGTCAAGGCTTTATTTTGCGGTCAGCAGTTGCTAAAGAGTGTGACACACACAAACCTGGTTTTattaccaaagaaaaaagaagttacgACCTTTGCGGACATGAGACCAATCAGTCTTAGCAACTTTGCTCAGAAGATTTTCTCTAGGGTTATTCATGAGAGGTTGGTTGAATTATTACCAAACATAATCTCAGAGGAACAGGCAGGTTTTGTGAAGGGCAGAAACATAGTTGAGAACGCGCTGTTAACTCAAGAAATCATTAAGGATATCAGGTTGAGAACAAAAGCAGGTCCAAACGTTGTGATTAAGCTTGATATGACAAAAGCTTACGATAGGCTTTCATGGCTATTCCTGACCaaaatactaaggaaaatgggatTTCCTGAAGCTTTTATTGGCTTGATCTTTGATTTGATTGGGAACAATTGGTACTCTATTCTTATAAATGGTCAGCCTAATGGATTCTTCAAATCATCGAGGGGAGTTAAACAGAGTGACCTTTTGTCACCAACTCTATTCATTCTAGCAGCAGAAGCACTTTCTCGGGTATTGAATTCAGTACACACTAACCTGTATTTCTGTGGATTTGGAATGCCAAAATGGAGCCCGAAAATAAATCATCTATCATACGCTAATGATACGATCATTTTCTGCTCATCTGATGAAACTTCATTGAGACTTGTCATGGAGGATTTGCAAGCTTATGAATCATCATCTGGTCAACTGTTGAACAAAGCCAAATCATCCATATACCTGCATCATTTAACCGATAATGAGGTGATTAACAAGGTGGAAAGGATTACAGGCATAAGAAGACAAGGTTTCCCTATGACCTATCTCGGATGTCCTATTATTTATGCAAAAAGAAGGGGAGACTATTACCAGGGATTAATCACCAAGGTACTGTAGTCATGGAAAGGCAAACTCCTATCTATAGGAGGCAGAGCAGTTTTGATCGCTAATGTCCTGTAGAGTATCCCAATTCATATGTTGTCAGCAGTTAATCCACCAAGTTATGTGATTAACAAATTACATAGCATTTTTGCCAAGTTTTTCTGGAGCAACAATGTGGGAGGAAGCACTAGACATTGGGCGTTTGGACTAACCTTTGTATGCCTTATGAGGAGGGAGGCATAGGTTTCAGGTCCCTACATGATGTATCCAAGGCACTGTTCTGCAAATTATGGTGGAATTTCAGGACAAAGCCTAGTTTGTGGAGTGCATTTATTAGTCAAAAGTACTACAAGAAACTAAATGCAGTAATTGTACCTTGGAAGGATGGATCCCACGCGTGGAGAAAAATGCAAGAATGTAGGGACTTGATTGAGCATCAAATATACTGGAAACTGAGAATGGGATCAGCTCTATTCTGGTTCGACAATTGGACTGAGATGGGAGCCTTATATTTTCAAGTACCTGCAGAGTTTGGTATCGATGAGTATATTCAAAATGTCAATGATATGGTTGAAAATGGTATGTGGAATGTGGATAAAATGTTTGAGAGCCTACCTGAAGATTTGGCACCCCACATTGTGCAGAATATTAGACCACCAACTGAATGTTCACAGTTAGATACTCCTTTCTGGATGCTTGAAACAAGGGGACATTTTACAGTAAAGTCTGTATGGGATTACGTGCGAAGAAGAGCCAACCCAAGATTAGCTTACAAGATGATATGGGTAAAAGGTTTACATTTCAAGATATCCTTCTTCCGGTGGAAGGTGTGGAAAACCAAACGGCCACTTGATGATTTCTTGCGTAAACTAGGATACTCCATGCCATCTAAATGTTGGTGTTGTGCTGATCCTAAGGAGGAGTCATTACTACATCTGTTCTTCATATCCAATGCAGCTAGAAGTGTTTGGACTTACTTCCTGAGGAGAGCAGGAATTGCATTAGATGGGTTTTCATTACATCAAGCAATTACAAAGTGTTGGACAACACCAGTTGTACCTAGATTGAAGCCCGTATTACAAGCTTTACCTGCATGCATTGTATGGGAACTTTGGAAGAGAAGAAACAGTTTGAAATATGGAGAAGCAGTGTCAGTGAGCAGAGTTATTTACCAGGTGTCATCTACTGTGCAAGCACTGGTCCAACTGAAAAAGCCTGGACTATGTGTGCCTCAGAAGTGGCTGGACTTACTGACAATGATGGAGCAATACACACCTCGACTGAAATATGATAAAGTTTTATGGGAATTTCCTTCAAAATGATGGATCAAAGTGAATACGGATGGAGCATGTAGAGGGAACCCAGGGAGGAGTTCAATTGGTTTCTACATAAGGGATGAGGTAGGTGATTTGATATATGCAGAAGGAAGAGAGATTTCTGAAGCAACCAACAATGAATCAGAAGCAGTAGCTATTGTGGAGGCATTGAAGATGTGcaaattttttaattatttccAGATATGGTTGCAGACAGATTCTATGCTATTAAAGAACATTATAGAGGAATCATGGAAGCCTCCTTGGTATATTACTGAACATGTAGAGGAGATTTTAAGATTGAAGGAACAAAGTATCATCAAGGTCACACACATATTCAGAGAAGAGAATACATTAGTAGACCACCTTGCTAATTATGCTCTAGATGAAGGAAATACTGAATGCCATAGTTTCTGGGATATGGACTGAAAAGGAAGGAGGATTATTAACGAAGATAAGATGCAATGTCCTTACATAAGAGTGAAGGTTGCAAGGAATTAGGAGGAAAAGGGGAAGGATAAAAGCCAAAAAGGAGATAAATATGGAgtggaacaaaggcaaaatgaggAGGAGAAACGGACTGGACTTAACTGATCAACAGGGTTAAATCCTATGGGAAGAGATCTTGATGATCTTCTGTTATACTAACATTTGGTGTTTTTGTGCAGGAAATGGTAATGTGGAAATGACTTATCATGATTGTCAATTTCAATGGTTGGTATTAGTACATGGTACTCAATCCCTTGAAAGAGATATCATGATATACACAAGCAGGGAACAAAGGAACAAAATGCCCAGCTCTTTTACATGGGGCAGTGAAGTTGAGTCTAATGCACAAGTTGTGATACCCCCTCAAGTATCACAATGCTTATGGCATTCACTTTTGCAACATTTAGAGACAACATCTGATACAGAACAAAAGCACTACAATAATCGAGCACAAAAGGAATGGCCTAAGGCATTGGAAACAAATTCAGCATAGGGTGCAAGCGTGCATTCAATTCCTTGGATATACAACAACCTTGGTGTAGAAGTGTTTAATTTTGAGGAGAATCTGGACATTAAACAAAAACAAACGCAGCGTTTATTAGATTGGAGTGATGCTGAGCTTAAGCTTTGATAAGATGCTAAAGGCATTGGAAACACAACAAGCATGTGGAGCTCGCATGAATTCGAGAAAAGCTGGAAACAAAGGCTGATGCAGTTTTTGATTTTTAAATGCATGAATGGTTCATCCGAGTGATGGAATGCACGCATGCTTCTACCATATTTAAATGAAAGAATGCTTCTAGCTGATTGGATATCTACTGTCTTATGCATGCCTGTTTCCTTGGAAAATGCAGAGTACATATGCAAATGTCACGACACTATATGCATATTTTTTAATGAACTTTCAATTGGTGGTATTAATGCCATGCATTCATTCCAATGGAAGGGATTTAAAAATAGGCAAAAACAGTACAGTGCATCGTGGGCTTCAATGTTTAATACATTGCACGATGCATCATGGGCAACAACAATATTGTGCATCGTGGGTATTTTTAATACAGTGCACGTTTCTGCTTTTCATTCGAAGTGATATTGTCCAATTTATAATTCTTTTTTACAAGCCTACGATTTGGAGCTTGCCTATGGAAGTAAGCACGAGGCACGCATGGATGCTGGCAGTTTTCAAAACCAAAGCAGCTGGGCAGTGCTTTCTTTGGAGGACATTTTAATTTCCAACAAGGATGCACGCCTGTTTTCACATGGAAATGCATGCTGGAAATGTAAAACATGCTGGACAAGAATGCTTTAGACATTTGAGCATGCACTTGATTTGCACAATTCGAGAAAAACTGGATTACAGCATGTGCGACCACAGGGATGCAATTTAAGGCAGATTATGCCCAACAGTTACTACTGAAAGTAACTAGAGTGTAGTCATACACGGAGATGAAATGTAATATACTATGACTGGATGCACGCCTGCAACGTTTGCGACTGACTTGGGAATGGGAGTACGCTTGTTAATGGCTGCAATTGTTCTTTTGAATACGGGCATGATTTCGAGAAGCAGGATCTCGAGAAAATTCCAGCTCTATTTTTGACAAAAGTTGTAATTAAATAAGGGCCAGTGATTAAACAATGGCCAGTGTTCACATTTTCAGCGTAGGAAGAAGAAGGGGATCGAAGGAAAATAGTATACGCATGGGATGGGGTGCTGGAGCAATTTGCTGGAGAATACACATGCTCAGCACTACATGGTAATCTTCAGTTTGTAAGCACTAACGAAGGCCTGGAGATTCAACACTGGATTAGCGTCTTTTACTGACAAAGCTCCGATGGGATGGCAATCAAAACAAAGGTTTCTTTCAACCTAGGAAGAATTTGTTGAGCAAAGTTGCTGCGGAAATACTAATCAGTGGACTAGCTTTTAATTTCGCAAATTTTATCAGTAATAGGTTTAATTCATGGGCTAATTTTACTATACAATGATTAGTAATAATTGTGATATCAATTTTGAGTGATCtactcaattttgataataggGTACATGTATTTTACAAAGTTTATGCTTTACGACATCAAGACATTTGTGTTtcttaattttatatatatataaaatctagCCCTAGGCGcatgcctagcggattgccaaaaaaaagggTATGTATATACGCTGAGGAAGAGAGCTTTGTGGTCTACTATGATTTCCTCAGGGTTAGGGATCACTACTTGCACTGTCTTCCCCCATCGTCACTCTTTCTTTACCCTCGTCATGTCGTTCACCACACTAATATACCGAGATACGGGCTCGCATCGGCCTGGTGTAGAAGGAGGATTTTTGATGTCAAAATCAGAGACCATGTCGAAGTGGCCAGGGATACATTGCTCAACACTTGGAGGTGTTTTTGGTTTGCCCCTGGATGGGCGTGATGAAGAAGCAGTGCCCTATTTCTGAGGCAccattttttgaagttttttccATGATTATAACCTATTCTCAAGGAAATAAGATGAAGAAACAAGCACATAAAGAATATAGATGCAGAAAGTTATGAACTTAGCTCTAAAAACCTTGATgatgttgtaaaagtgtgaatAGCAAAACAAATTGAGGTATTTATAGAAGCTATTTGGGCGATGTTTGAGGGGCGGAAAGGTCGAACCAATGACGGTTTGTGGGCTTCTCGATAATCGTGTTGATAGCAA from Nicotiana sylvestris chromosome 12, ASM39365v2, whole genome shotgun sequence encodes the following:
- the LOC138883197 gene encoding uncharacterized protein; translated protein: MDAIIWNVRSVNTMQAFERLITMHRKHHFEFIGILEHMQQSHKMERYRVRIGLAQAVVNVSNKIWAFIDEIFEVTILYNMTQQLTLRLMHSETHVELILTLVYAKCDRTERIELWDTLYAMASDMTVPWLVGGDFNVIWDEEEKYGGLSVSLIEVDDFRHCINTCNLTDLGIKGSIFTWWNERSEEDCIFKRLDRCFGNNELQQTFPGLEITHQSKIGSDHCPMLLKCDILKKLKQALSTWSRATYGDIFQKITSLEEEVLVHERQFEVNPTQMNRQRLQQVQAEMIKYLALEEEFWRQKAGILWFKYGDRNTKFFHAQVNGRRKRLKLSRIQNSLVTGLKKIT